The genomic stretch ATCAAAACTGCTACTGCCTGGATCAGGACGATGATCTTTTCCGTAACCAGTTTTTGTAATATTGAGTGTTGGCGAGACAAGTTCGTGAGTTTAGTTTGCAAGCTATCACATATATCGGAGTATTGCGTGTAAGATGATTCTTAATACAGAGTAGTACTTGTATTGTATGTTAGACACATGGCCCACATAATTGAACAACAGGTATGAAAGTGTATATGAACATCGTCTGGCACTCTTGGTTTGCAGTATGTAATATTAGGCGGAATGCAGACGCCTTCGGAAATGAATTAAAACCTTCTTAACTCTCAACCACTTTCTTCTGATTTCTGTCCCAACATTTATGATCCCTTACCTTGTTTtacattcaattatttacatttgTGATTTGTTCAAAATGATTTATTTTGCCTAAAATTGAACACAATCATAATCACTTGGTCTCCCAATGAGCAAGTTTCATATTCCTGTTAATTATGTAGGATTAGTTAGTACTATGCCGATTAAAAATGCCTTAATGGCTTAATTAACCGAAATGATGTTTTTATTGGCCTTCCCTTTTATACCAAAATGCGACATTAAAGTCAGTTAGGGTTCGAGATAACAGGAACGACGTACCTAAGGAGTGATAAGCATTGCTCACAAATGGTGATCACCGCTTCCAAAATATGTTTATAAGATCTCATAAATAAGATATATCGAATGATTCGTATAACATAATTCAGTttatataaaaccgtcttataagaAACTGATTGACCTACGGATACTCACAAATTATTGAGAGCATGACCTAAGACCGCATGTGAGAAGGACACAGCCATAAAAGAAGCATAAATTCAACATCTCTTCCTGTCCCAACACTTCATACTCTTGACACCTCTGTCTGTCTGTAACCTCTCTTTCTCTATAAAGCACCACAAAACTACTAACCTTACTATTCTCCTTAAGACCTTAACAAAAACATGGGTTCTCAAATCTTGACCGCGAAGCTAGTGCTACTAACACTATGCCTCCAAGGGTTGGTTTACATGGACTCAGGCGAGGCAGCAGAATCACCTTCATTGGCAGTGCAATGCGGCACTGCCATACAACAGGTGACTAGCTGCCTCACCTTTGCTACAGGGAAGGCAGCAGAACCCACAAAGGACTGCTGTACCGCGGTGAGCAGCATGAAGGAGAAGCAGCCAGTGTGCTTGTGTTTCTTCATAGGACAAGCTCATAATGGAAGTGAGCAGATTAAGAGCCTTGGTATTCAGGAAGCTAAGCTTATGGAACTCCCTTCTGCATGTCACCTTACTAATGCTAGTATTGCTGAATGTCCTAGTAATTACCTTCTCTCTTCtctataataattatataatcaTTAAATAAATTAGGTAACTTAGGTTATTAGCTAGCATGCTACATGTCTTATTAAAAAGGTAACTTAATAATTAAGTCCATACCAAAATAATCTGTAGAAAGTAACAAACAGATTAACAGCTAGCACATGGAGTAAATGAAAGTCTGATAATATGAATGAATATTTGTGCAGAGCTTTTGGGTATATCTCCAACCTCTCCAGCAGCTGCCATATTCATGCACAACAACATCACCTCTCCAACACCGGCAGCACCATTATCCTCCTCGTCGACCACCACAAGTGGAGATAATTCAAATGGATTTAAACATGGTTATGGTGTTATAGCAGGTGGATTTGTAGCAGTTATTGTTTCAGCTTTACTATGTGCTCCCACCGCTGGAAACTCGAATTTCTTGCTCTAAAAACCATGCATGGTGGGTGTTCAAGAGTGGAAGCTTGCTAGTTGAGCTTGTTTCAATCAGTTTGATGAGTTATCATTTGTACTGTTCTTTTATCTGCACTTGTGTTTGGAATTTGGAGGCTGTTGTATTCTGTTGTTCAAGGATTGATTATGTTTGTTGCTATAAATACTACTACTCCGTATGTAGTATTCCGTAACATGAACCATATATGTATTACTTACTAGCTTATTCAATCTTGTCCAGTTTGTGCTAATCACTTGATTTTAAATGTTTACTATAAATTTGGATTGTTCATCGTTGCCTATTTAATCGTCTTCTTGTTATATATGCATCATTTACCCGAAGTTAGAATTAGCAAAAAAACCGTCTGGTATGTCGAGTTCTGTGATTTCAGGTTAATCAAAGTATTTGATATTTCTAATAGTAGTGATTGTGTCGTTATCAGGTCAATTTTGTGATTGGAATTCGGTTATAAGAGGAGCTGACTTTGGTGTGGTTCTCTAGTTGTTAAACTATACCATGTACTGTAACATCcgtaattttattaaattaaatacTCTAAGAGAGAGTTTGGATTTTGATGTATGTTAGTCAACTATTAGTAAATAAATGATGTATCATTTAAATTTGTATAGCTGTTGATGGCCTCGACTTATGGCTATGCCCGGATATGCTATGGTTATACCATCAAAGCCATAAGTGCTTTTTGTACTAATCGTCCTCTTGATAAGGACTTGTCGCCGTAATGATTAATTGAAcccctttgattttttttttttttaaaaaaaaaaaaagaagttaaaTTCCTTGAATACCAAGGATTCTAGTTTCCTAATCTTGTAAGGAAAGTAGAAGATACTTTCCTAATCTACAGTAAGCTTAATATTTAAGAAATACTTTCCTAATATAATCAAATTTATGTATACACGTTTCCTAATAATCCTTAGAAGTAGTGTGTCTAtatataataatcataataagaTGATAGTTGTGTACTGTTGAAGGAGTAAAAATAATACGAGTAAGTTGGAGACATTATGGTTGGAGGTTCAAAACTGATTAGGCATTCAAGTCATTGCAGTCTTCTCCCAGATGAGGTATTGTTCGATGAAATACTGATGTTCACTCGACGTATACATCCTCAAATCTCGGCTTCAGTAGCACTTTGGGTTAGGTTTGAGGTTTCCAAGTCTTGGAGCAGACTATATGATATTGATCTTGGACGTATACATCAATTTCTGATGGCTAAATGATCATCAGCTAATGATGGACAATGGTTCGGGTATGATTCTAAGACTTTGAAGAAGGTGTCCGTAATTATCAAGGATAATGATGACTAGGTTGATGATCCATGCCGCTATCTATAAATCAAATTCCCAGGTTGCTCTAAAAATCACATTTGCACCTTTTAAACATCTTCAAGACAAGAGAactaacaaaacaaacaaacttctcttctcttcttgaaagagtttttttttttttttgatacgcgggtagaggtcgtcgtacccgatcaaagaaattctcaactagtaaagggtagtcgaggtcgaaccacaaggagcatGGGTGACTATTAATTGTCTAAATTCTTAGGGTTAGGCTTAGCTAAGTCGGAGAAAACAAGGATGAATTGATTAACTAAAGGCTAGACTAAAGAGCAAGATATAAAATTACTAATTAAATTCTAAAATAAAGAAGCAAGCAAATTGGTATGGTTTTACTTGATTGATAAAAAGCCTAGGGCGTGATCAAGCGGCAAACAATAATGATTAACATTTTAATTCCGTCAACTAGTCGTCATGGGGTAATTAGTTAGAGGAAAACGCATCTAACTCGCCTATTAACTCCCTCCCGGGGTCATAATAGGACACTAGGATTCCTGACTCACCTCCCTCCCGGGTTCGTGACTCGGACCTCTCCTAAGCAAGGTTCTAGGACCCGAAAACGCGCGCCATTCCCAAGATCCCCGACTCAAAGCTATGAGGCACTAAGTACGCGATAAATTCCCAAGTTTTCTAACCCTTTTCCCAAAGGTGAAAGTCAACTCGGTTCCCCAAAGGCACCCTTTCAAGGTTCCCCCTCCCGGGTTCAACCTAGAATGGCAAGAAATGTAAAAGGGTGGTCAACTAAATACCTAACCAATTCCCATTGGTGGACAAGGGTACCCAACTAACCAAACTCCCAATTAAAACATAATCAAATAAATTCCCTTGGAAAACCCCACTAATCTCCCCTTAACAACCAATTTAGACGGACTCAATTGTGTTAATCACTCATGTTAATGCCTAATCACACTCTAAtaagaagactactcactactcattTTGATTAAGACTAAATAATTGATAAAGATGAATACTTTAAACATGAAAATAATCTAGAATTGGATTCTACAATTTAACATGTAATAACCAACAAAACTAAGGGAATAATTTAATTAAGATGAAATTAATGTAAAAAGGCACAAACTTTGACTCAacaactcaaagattcaatctttgggTGAGAAACAACAATTGAAAACATGAACAAGGAAGAGAAAATTATAATCTAACAACAAATAGATAAATCAAGCACAAACAATCAAACTATAACTAGAAggaaagtaaatgtaaacaaatgaaattaaaggagagaaataagagaaagaattataccaacaaccataaagatggaaacttggaTTGGAATGACAAGGATGAATTTCTTCCTCCTCCAAATTGCAACCCACAAatctaaatgtaaactattgataatTGTAAAACTtgaataaattaaagaggaattaaattaataCGAAAGAAAGACTACAATTttgattaaggagagattaataaGAGAGGAAAGTAATATAGGGTTCTTGTTAAAATAATGAGAGAGGAATTATTCTAAACTAATTGATGGGTCAACCATTTCAACTTCCTCTGATTTTTCCACTTCAACTTCAACTTCAACCAGTTGCTCTTTCATTGATCCACTAGAAACCCTCTTCCTTTTCCACTTTGGAGTCTTCACAACCTCCTCCAATTGCCTTCCACTTCTCAAGAATACCGCATTCATTTGCTTTGGATTCACCGTGTTACCCGGAAACTTGCCCGGATTTTGAGCCATTTGACTCCGTTGTTGTGAAATTCGGGCAACGTGAGTTTCCGTGGCCTTTTGAGATGCTCTAATCTCATTATTAACACGACTTTGATAAGCAATGTGGTTGTCAAGTTTggaaccggatttttggttggcaATCACCAATTGGTCAAAGGCTTGCTCCCAAgatggtttttgattttgttgGACTTCAAAATTTTGGATCAAAGGACAATTAATTGGGGTATGTCCTTCTTCACCACAAAGTTCACAAGATAACAGTTGCCTCATGTAGTCATGTTGGAGTTGAAGGGCTTGTTGGAGTTCAATAATGCTACTTGTTGAGTGAGGTCCTCAAGCATACTCCTCACTTCCACACTGAGCACCGTATTAGAGTCTTTACCCTTACCCTTTCTTGTTCGTCTTTCATTGTTCCAATACATTGTCCTTGAGGCCATCTCTTCAATCAACTCCTTTGTCGCCTTGTGACCTAAGATATCTAAGGCTCCCTTACCCGAACCCGAATCGAGAAATAGCCTTAGGTCTTGTGCCAAACCTTTGTAGAAATTATTGATCAACTCGGGCTCGGATATGCCAGGGTTAGGGCATAACCGTTGGAGTctcttgtacctctcccaagcctcgtACAAAGTCTCATCTTCCTCTTGAGTGAACCCTTGCAACTCACTCTTTACCTTAGCCGTTCTTGAAGTAGGAAATTATTTTTTCAATAAAGCCGAGAGCTCATCCCAAGTCTTGAAAGAGTCGGGATCACAATTCTTTAGCCAATCTTTAGCCGCTCCCCTTAGTGATCTAGGGAACAACCTTAGACGAACCGCATCATCGGATACCCCATTCATCTTATACATGTCACAATTGTCAAGAAAATCATTGAGATGGTCATTAGGGTTCTCCAAAGGacctcccccaaattggttatcTTGCACTAGGTTAAGAAAAGCATTCTTAATTTCAAAATTGTTAATTTGAATCCTAGGCCTTTGAACACTAGAATTCACAATATGCTTTGGGGCCATGTAGTCCCTAATCGGAACCGGTTCACTCATTGTTGTACTTTCCAGATTTTCAAATGGATTCTTAAAAACCACTACACACTCAAGTGAATAGATGGCACACCAAGGTGTGCAAAAGTGACAATaacttagtctaaactagaataAAACAATTAATATCAAGCCAaagctccccggcaacggcgccatttttgatacGCGGGTAGAGGTCGTCGTACCCGATCAAGAAATTCTCAACTAGTAAAGGGTAGTCGAGGTCAAACCACAAGGAGCATGGATGACTATTAATTGTCTAAATTCTTATGCTTAGCTAAGTCGGAGAAAACAAGGATGAATTGATTAACTAAAGGCTAGACTAAAGAGCAAGATATAAAATTACTAATTAAATTCTTAACACTCATGACGGGGTTTAATCACACCCTAGTGAAATTACTACTCACTAGTCATGGTTATTTTAGCAAGACAAGCAATAAAGAGGGATTTTTTAAGGATAAACATGATGTGAAATTGGATTCTACAATTAATCATGCAATAATTCAACAAAACTATAATGATAGACAAATTAAGCTAAGATGAGAAGGGATTAAACCAAAAGACACAAACTTTGACACAAGAAacccaaagactcaatctttgggtgaaaacaacaatggtgaacaaggaaaagatgaacaaaagagagaagaacaacaatcaaacaacaaagagAAGAATTCTAACATAAACAACATAAACAAAACTTAAGagaaagcaaatgtaaacaaatgaaactaAGGAGAGAAATTGTACCAATTCAATAGCAAAGAAAAGAACTTTGATTGAAATAAGAAAGGAGAAATCTTCAATCTTGttacaacccaatttctagtactaataatgaagtaattaattattgaagaacttgttctaattaaggaaggattagcAAATTAATTAGGAGATTCAAACTTGGTAAGGAAAAATATAGATCTAGTTGAGAACATCTTCTCACTCTTTGCATTTGATTACGAAGTGCCTTCACCTTTTAATCTTAAATCAAGAAGAGCGTGTGAAATTCATAATGTTCAGTTTCAGAGTTCAATCAGCTTGTTTAATGAGTTAAACAAGCTGATTGAACTCTGAAACTGaattaaacataagaaaacaaatTCTTTCAAGAACTGTCATCAGGTGATCAAATTCATGATGTTCAGTTTCAGAGTGATTCCGCCTCTTCTTCTTATGCTAAATACGAGAAAAACAAAGTCCGGGTGGAGTATCAGAACAAAGTTCGGGTGGAGTATCAGAACAATAATTACCAAGGTGTGAAGCAAAAAAAAACTTATTTTCTGACATATGAATGTGACTAAAACCTTAAACCACAATGGTGAATTTTTTCTCGCCAATTCGCTCATCTCCTCTCGGAAGGATCGTAGTACAAGGTATGTACTTTTGGCTAGATGTTGGAT from Silene latifolia isolate original U9 population chromosome 2, ASM4854445v1, whole genome shotgun sequence encodes the following:
- the LOC141644413 gene encoding non-specific lipid transfer protein GPI-anchored 1 isoform X1, yielding MGSQILTAKLVLLTLCLQGLVYMDSGEAAESPSLAVQCGTAIQQVTSCLTFATGKAAEPTKDCCTAVSSMKEKQPVCLCFFIGQAHNGSEQIKSLGIQEAKLMELPSACHLTNASIAECPKLLGISPTSPAAAIFMHNNITSPTPAAPLSSSSTTTSGDNSNGFKHGYGVIAGGFVAVIVSALLCAPTAGNSNFLL